A segment of the Bacteriovorax sp. PP10 genome:
CAATTGTTGTATCAGGTCTCAGGATTGTATCTTTTTTGACTCCTTTAAATTCGAAAACTAAATCATCAAAAAATCCATCAGCGTAAGCTTTCGCTGCTTTTTGGTGAGATTCAAAAGCAAGTTGATCCTGATCTTTTTGCGTGATTCCCCATTCCTGAACCATAAGCTCAGTATGTTGTCCCATTGATAAACCAGTTTGTGGCTCCATCACAGCAGGGAAGATTGGTTTTAAATATTGCGGTTTCATCTTCGTTAAAACTTTAAATTTATCACCTAATGTTTTTGCTTTTTGTAATTCCATCATCAACCATGAAAACTCATGGCTAAAAACTCCCGTTACATCTGAGTTTGTATCTGTTCCACCTGCGATACCACTTTCAATCTGGCCGCTAGCAATTTTTAAAGCAATGTGAGCTGCTGTTTCTAATCCTGTTCCACATGCACGTTGAACATCGTAACCAGGAGTGTGAGGATGAAGACCTGATTTTAAAACTGACTCTCTCGTCATGTTCCAGTCTTCAGCGTTTTTCATAACAGCACCGGTAGCAACGTCACCAAGGCGAACATTGTTAAGCTTCGTTTTGTTAACCAGGTTTTGAAGAGTCGCAATCATTAAATCTTTATTAGAAGTCTTTTGATAATTCGTGAAAGATCTCGTAAATGGAGTTCTTGATCCAGCGATGATCGCTACAGGTCTCATGGTCGTTGTTTTCATGGTTTCTTCCTTATTTGTTGAGCTATATGCTTAAAATTATGACTCGAATTGACTTCTTACCTACCAGTAGGTAGAATAGTCTATATGGCCACTAAAAGCAATACCGACACTAAAACAAAAGCACTCGATCTCGGTCGAGAATACCTCCAGACTCTGGGGTTTTCGGGCTTTAGTTTTCAGACGATCGCCGACACATTAGGCATTAAAAAAGCGAGTCTCCATTATTACTTTGCTTCTAAAGAAGAGATGGGATTAGCGCTCTTGAATGGCTACGAAGAAAGTCACAAGGCCTGGGCCTTAAAAGTCCAAGAGCTTCCTTCAAAGACTAAATTAGAAAAGATGGTAAAGGGATTCAAGGCCCTTAGTTCCAAAAATCATATGATCTGTCCGGTTGGATCGTTTACTTCTGATTTCCATTCCACAACACCTAAAATGAAAAAGAAAATACGACAGTTTCATTTCCTGGTGCGCGACTGGCTGATGGAAACTATTGATCAAGGGAAAAAAGAAGGGACAATTAGAGACAGTCTTGATACTGAAGTAGCAGCAGATTTATTCCTGGCAACACTTCAAGGTGGAGTGCAGCTGGCAAGAATCCGCGGTGAACAAAAGAGCTTGGAAAAAATGCTCGATACAATGATGGATAATCTTCATGGCAAATAATACGAATCCGTTACACGGAAAAACATTAGAAAACATTCTCACGGAACTGGTAGAGTTTTATGGTTTCCCAGAACTCTCACTAGCAATTGATATCAATTGTTTTAAAACTGATCCGAGTATTAAATCAAGCCTGACATTCCTTAGAAAAACACCTTGGGCCAGAACTAAGGTTGAAAATCTTTATATCGCTCACTTACGTGACAAGGCTTCGCAGCAGGATACTTAAGATTTTCTTAATTACACTCCGAAGACTATCCTTACTGTTCTAGATAATTGCATACTTAATTTCCTTAGATATAAATAAAGCGCTTAAGCTTTTTTAATGATCTTTAAAGGAAGTTTGAATGTTGCAGTTAACGAAGTTTTACGAAGAGTGCTATCAGGATTTCGAACAATCCAATTTATTATCTAATGTACCGGCTGAAATTCTTTCCAAGAATTTTTTAGCTTTCATTGATCAAAAAAAATCAATGATGTCTAAAAAAAATTTAGGCCACTATATCGATCAATTGATCTGGACTCAAAAGAGCGAGCATATTGATGACCCCTCATTTGATATTGAGTTAAAAAAAGAGATTGTATATGGGCTTCATCTAAAAAATAAAATCTTTGGCACATACTGTATTTCTATCAAGATTTTGAGACCTATCATTGAGCACATTAACCTGATAGAAAATCGTCCTGCACGCATTTTAGAGATTGGAAGCGGCTCTGGGCAATTGAGTATGGCAATGTATGAACAATTACAACATACTTCTTTAAAAGTTGAGATGACAGGATCAGATATTGTTCCAGAGTATGTTGAGGCCGCAAACCTTCTGGCCCGTGAAAAAAAATATGATATGAATTATAAAGTGATTGATGCTCTTCATTTGGATCAACTGCCTCCCAATTCATACGATATCGTCTTTACTCTTCATAGCATGCACCATTTTTTACCAGAGCAGTTAATTAAAATTATGGCCGGAGCACGAAGTGTTGCTTCTCAGGGATTTATTGGTGTGGATGCTTATCGAGGACTTTTTAATCTTTTCTTCATGGCGATGTTAGGTGGTGGGAAAAGTCTCGTGAGCTTAAATCCAGTTTTTTATCATGACTCTGTTATCTCAGGAAGACGAATGTACTCAGCTAAACAACTGGAGATCATGGCGAGAGTCGGTTGTCCTGGCTCAACCATTATCGCTGAAAATTTAAAACCAGGACTGACTGTCGTTAAGATTTTTTCATAACATTTTATTTGTGGGTGAAGAGTGCTTCAAATTCACCATAACCTGCTTTCTTCAAATCTTCTTTGGGAATAAACTTCATTGAAGCAGAGTTCATACAATAGCGAAGTCCTGTTGGTGCAGGACCATCATCAAAGACGTGGCCTAAGTGAGAGTTGGCATAACGGCTTCTTACTTCTGTACGCGAACCTAATAATAAATTCTTATCCACTTTTTCTACGATATTTGTTTTCACTAATGGGCGAGTGAAGCTTGGCCATCCTGTTCCAGAATCAAATTTATCAAGGGAGCTAAATAAAGGCTCACCTGAGACGATATCAACGTAGATACCTTCTTTTTTACTGTCGTGATAAGGATTTCTAAAAGGAGCTTCAGTTCCTTCTTCCTGAGTGACCTCATAAGAAAGTGGACTCAATGATTTTTTAAGTTCAGCAGAAGACGGCTTTTTAAACTTGGTAGCATCCCAAGAAAAAGCGGGGAGTGATGAAAAGAGAACTGCTAGAATAATTAGTGTTTTCATAACACTATCATCTGCCTTTGAAGCGGCTAAATCAAGTCTGTCTGAGTATTGTCTGAGTTAGAAATTAGTTTTCCAGTCATCAAAGCTTGAGAGTTTAATTTTTTCAACAGTAGTTTTGATAAGTTCGTTATCTGCAATAGTCTGTCCCATGAACACACACTGATGGTAGACATAACTATCGAGCTTTTTATTGATAAAACTTCTAAAGTATTGCATGCGATTCAAGCTCATATGAGTAAAGCCTTGAGAAGTGATTTCAAAGGCGCAGTAGGAAGTCATGGCAAACGGAAGTTGAATCCCGATACCAGTAATCGCAAGCTCAGTCATTTTACAATGAGAGTGTAAACTCATGCGGCTATAAGGAGAGTATTTGTTAAAATAAACTTTATGTTTACTGTCGTCTTGTTGGGTCGACATTAATTTAGCATCAAGCTTTTCAATCATTGATTCTAATAGTTCACTTTCAATCCCTGCTGGCATATGCATCGCAAAGTCGAAATTCTTTTTAAATTCTTCTAGGTTCGTTTTTCCGTCGTTATCGTAAGTCACGCAATAACAAAAATGAGACTGCATAAATTTCTTCAATGGCTCAAATTTAGTTTTATTATCCTGAATCAACTGACGGTCAATTAAAATTAAATGGGGGAGTTGGTAGTTGAGTTCATCAACAAAGTTATCCAGGTTGGCAAATCCACGGGCACAGTAGCGCTTATCAAGTTTGATCATGCTCTTGATATGCTCACGGTTTTTTACATCTTGTTCGTAGTAGAGAACCTTGATGGGCTTATACTTTGAAATGTCCTGGTTCGATTCAACCCAGGCAAGGATTTTTTTCTTATCCCTTTCACCATGTTTGGTTTCTATTCTACAAAGGTAGCCATTGCTGTATTGGTAGTAGCGGCCAATTTTATTTTTTTCAACGACGGTGAGTTTTGCTTCTTTAATATCGAGTTCATCAAATAAAGGGTTTTTCAGTTCAATTGACTGGCCTTCATTTAAATCTAAATTCACTTCGATGTAACATTGAGCACTCGACATCCATCCAATGCGTCCGAAGGTTGAAAAATCACCTTCTATTTCAAATTGAACAGGTTTGAATTCTATTAACTGAGGATCAGGATTTTTAAAGTTTAAAAACCATTTGACTAAATTTCTAAAAAATTTAGGAGAGGGGTTATATCCTTTACCGCGATAAAGAATTTGTCCGGCACCGGCAATGATTAGACTTTTTTTATATTCAGGGGAAGTGTCCGCAGTGACGACGATGAATAATGTATTTCTGGCAAAAACGTGATTTCTCACTTTCGCGATAAATTTTTCAGCGTTGAGTGAACTATCATCTCCACTTATCACAACAATTTTTGGTAGTTCTTGAAGAATGTAATTTTCACCGGCCACAATGGAGCTCAAGTGCTTGAGAGGAAGTTCGTCTTGCAATAAGGCATTACTTACAAACCAGAACAGCTCAGCACCTTGATCTATTACTGCTATAGACATGCCTAAATTTTAACAGTGAAGCAAATTTGAGTCAAACGACCCCAGATTACCCTGCTAAGACTGTTAATCTAGGTCATTCTCATCGCGGACAATGCTTAAGGTATTCGTGGCAAGTGCCATCTTTTTGTTCTTAATTGCCTGTAAAACATAGGCGATAACCATGTCCCCAACACGATACTTTCTCCCGTAATCAGCAATGGAGTAAAAGACTTTCATTGAGACCCATGACTCTGTCACTTCAAGCATAAGCACTCTTGGCTCAGGGTCTGTCATGATTTCCGGAATAGATTTCACTGCTTCTAGAATCGCTGATTTTGCTTTCAATACATCGACATCAAAAGAGAAACGAAACTGCTGAGAGAAACGTGCAGGCTTTGTTCTCTCTGAGAAAATAAGCAGCTGGCTTTGAGCAATAGTCTTATTGGGGATGACGATCAGTTCATCACTAAACCCAAGCAGCGAAGTCGCTCGCCACGTGATCTCTTGAATTTGTCCAACCCATTTATCATCAGAGTTCTGAACTTCAACCCAATCACCCAACTGAAATGGTCTTTCAATTTGTAGGGCCACGCCGGAGAAAAGATTTCCAAGCGTATCTTGTAAAGCAAGACCGAGAACGATCGTGAAGATGGCCGAAGTGGCAAGAACAGTGGCCAGGTTAAACCCAAAAACATCAGCGGCAATCCAGCTGATGATAAAAGTTGAAAAGATAAGAGTGAAAAGGTTAGCGATAAGGCGAGGGACACCCTGACTCATGTTCGCTAAAAATAAATACAGGTAAACATAAACCTGTGCCAGACGGACAAGAACTGTGACTAAAAATAAAAAAGAAATAAGGCCTATGTAGTTGGCGACCTTTAAAGAAAAATAATCGGTCCATGTGGCGCTGACAACTCCCCAGTGAAAAAGGGCAAGCACTCCGGCGACACAAAGATAAAAACTTGTTCTGATAAATCTATGGCGAAGAGACGCATGTCTTTTCTCCGTGATCTTTTTCAAAAAGAGTTTATAAAAAAGCCATCCGATTAAAAGAGTGACGATTAAGACAGCAAAAGATTCAAACTGAATGAAGTATTCAATTCTTTCGATAGGAAGCCTGGCCTCATTCATGAGATTATCCTTTAATTAGTTGGCAAAAATATTTAATTTACAATGTTCGACAAGTTCCTGGATGGCCATCACACTTCTGACTGAATGACCTTGTTGATCAATCAGCGGCGAGTAGGCCGCAATTCCCAATTTCCCCGGGACAACGGCCAGCAGGCATCCACTCACTCCACTTTTAGCAGGAAGCCCTACAGTGTAGGCCCATTCACCGGCAGAATCATACATTCCACAAGTAAACATCAGGCTTAACATATCAGGTACGAATTCTTTTTTGATCACTTGCTTTTGAGTTTTTGGTTGAACACCGCCATTAGCAAGTGTTGCCGCCATATAGGCCAGGTCAGTTGTATTAAAAAGAATTGAGCATTGTTTGAAATAAAGATCTAGCGACTCTTCAATATCATCACCGATAATTTCAAAGTGACGAAGCAGGTGAGCGATCGAGCGGTTTCTATGGGCCGTCTTTTTTTCAGAATCAAAAACAGCTTCATCAACAGTGACATCATGACCAGCATATTCAGAAAACATCTTTAAAACGCGGTCGAGTCTTTTTTGAGTATTTTTATCCTGAATAAAACTACTGACGGCAATGGCGCCAGAGTTAATCATCGGGTTATAAGGGCGGTGAGTGTTTTTTTCTAATTCAACAATAGAGTTGAAAGCTTCACCACTAGGCTCAACTCCGACACGGCTTCTCATAAACTCGCGACCGTGTTCTTCTAGCGCCATCCCATAAATGAAAGGTTTTGAAGCAGATTGCAGGGTAAACTTGTGATTGAAGTCTCCCGCCTGATAAATCTCACCTTTATTGGTCACAACCGCTAAGGCAAATAAATCATGGTTTACGTTTGAGAGTTCCGGAATGTAAGACGCAGTCGCACCAGAGGTTTCAGAACGGTATTTATTTATTAAATCAGAAAGAAAGCTGTTCAAATTTTCCATTTAATAAATATATAATGTCACAGAACAATAGTCACCGAGAGAATTAGGATAGAGCGATGGATGTACAATATTTTTTTGATAAAGAGACATCAACATTAACTTACATCGTTTACGATGCTAAAACCCGCGATGCCATTATTATTGATCCGGTGTTAAATTATTCGGCCGAAACGGATAAGACAACGACCGACAGTCTGAAGCTGGTGACAGATTTCATTAAACTTCATAATCTTCACCCGATTTACTCTTTAGAAACTCATGCTCATGCCGACCATCTAAGCAGCTCACACCATTTAAAAGACATTTATCCGGATATCAAAATTGCCATCAGTAAACATATTGTGACTGTTCAAAAAGCATTTAAAGATATCGTTCATATGCCGGTCGAATTTAAACCGGATGGATCGCAGTTTGATAAACTGATTGAAGACGATGAAGACTTCAGCGCAGGATCAATCAAGATCCATGCAATCCCAACTCCCGGCCATACTCCAGCTTGTATGAGTTTCCATATTAACAATATGGTTTTCACTGGAGACGCTCTGTTTATTGAAGATGGGGGAACTGGCAGATGTGACTTCCCCAATGGAAGTGCAGAAGATCTTTACCACTCAATCCATGAAAATCTTTATTCACTGCCAGAAAATACAATTGTTTTCGTAGGACATGACTATCAACCTAATGGAAGAGAGTTAAGATTTGAAACAACTATTGGCGCTTCAAAAAGAAGCAACTGCCATTTAAAGTCTGAAACAACCAAAGATGAGTACGTCAATTTTCGCGAGGCCCGCGATAAAACACTCAAGACTCCAAAACTTCTGGTGCCTAGTATTCGTGTAAACATCAATGCTGGAATTGTTCTAGAAGAAAAAAATTAAAAATCCAGTCCCATCGCCAGGCCTGCGCCTTTTTTAACCGGAACAAGTGAGATCCAATAAGGATTTCCTTTTTCCAGATTATAATAAACTCCCCAAGCAAATGAGGCCCCGATCGTAATTCCGGCCGTGATGTCGTGAAGATAATGAAAGTAAAAAGAGAAAGAAATACTTTATGACTACATCCTGATGTGCTGTGAAGACTAATTTTTCTTGGGCGGAATAAAACATTCGAAAACAACTTTATAGGCCTCTTGTCTTTCGCGACCAGTTAGATAAGGTCCGACTGTTTTCCAGATATTTAATTTATCTTTCATTGGCAATTTGCATACACCAACACCACTTTTGATGTAACAACCCGGGTGATAGGCAAGAGTGAATTCTGTAATGTGATTACATGTTTTTGTTTGCTCCGCTTTGTTAGTTGAAGTCGGGCAATTGCCTTTCACTTCACACTCATCAACTAAACCTTTTTGCAGACAGACCATCACTGTGTAAATCCACTCAACACCAACTTTAGAAAAAAGTCCGTCATTGATATTTTTTACATAAGCAGAACAAGTCGGGTGGGCAAGTTTCGTAAAATAATTTACACCGACACTTTCGCACTTATATTTTTCTTCCATGCAGTTATAAAAACCACAAGTGGTATAGGGAAAGCATGATTCTTTTTTCGGGAGAGTGAGGTATTGGTAATCATCTCTTTGACTGAGGCAAGATTCAGGACTGGCACCGCAATCGCCCCACTGCTTTTCTAGCGTTGAAAGGTAAGTCGTCTTCAAGTCTCTTTCTAAAATATATTTAATCTCTATTCCAGGAATAGCAGCAAACAAAAGTTGAGGAACTAAAAATAAAAAAAGAAATGATTTTTTCATACTACTCATGAGTCACTTGAATTTCTTTTTTCTTTTTATCCAGAGTCACTTCAAGCACCACATTTTTATATTTTGTCGGCGCTTCAAATTTATAAATTCCACGAGCAAGTTTTTTAAACTCTAAGTTTTTACCTTCAAGAGTTTTTATGCCTACTACCGAAGCTTTTTCCAGGTCTTTATAAGGCCCATTGTGCTCAAGCTTTTGGTCGTAAATGTAAACCATATTATCATCAAGCATTAAGCAGACTTTCTCTTCTTTAAAAGAAGAAGGGCAGTGAGCAAAAGCTATAGACGCAGTTGATAAGCAAATAATTGCAGTCAGGATGTTTTTTATTTTCATAGTAATAAGGCTACTTATGAAAAATCAGGATGTCATGGGTTGACTCACCAGGTCGTTGAACTTTTTTATCATTAGTCTTTCCCTTTTTGATTCAGTATATTCCGGTCCATGAAAAAAACTAAGTTCGCTCTGTGTTTATTTTTATTATCCCTTGCTTCAACAGCGTTTGGAGCAAAGATCATTCCTGAAAATGATCTAAATAATCCACCTCTTATCATCAAAGACTTTGATACCGTTTCTGAACATGACTTCAATGTCATCACCAGCACTCTTTATAAATTGTATGCACCGATCATCGAAGAAAAAAGCGGACTAAAGTTTGTTATGATGACCGACTGGCAAGACGGAGCAGTGAATGCTTATGCTACACGCACACCGGATGCATGGAATGTGCATATCAACGGTGGGATCGCTCGCGCAAAAGGCATGACGACTGATGGACTTGCTCTAATTATCTGCCATGAAATCGGCCACCACTTAGCTGGAGCACCGAGAACATTTCATTACGACGGCTGGCCTTCAGCAGAAGGGCAGGCCGATTATTTTGCTACATCAAAATGCTTAAAGAAGTATTACGCCCAACTTTCAGTTGAAGGATTTGCTATCGATAGCAGCATCCCGGAAAAAGTTCTGATGGATTGTAATGGTGTGTATAAAAATCTTGCTGATTTAAAAATTTGCGTGCGCTCACAAATGGCCGCACTAGACTTCGCTCATTTCTTAAACTCACTTCCAGATGTAAGAACCCCCGTCTTGCTTGAGGCCACTGATCCAAAAGTCGTGAAGGGGACAAACATGAATGATTATCCAAAACCTCAATGCCGTTTCGATACTCTTTATCAAGGTTCTTTGTGTTCATTAAATTCTGATGTTGCAACTTCAGAGACAGATGCTAAAATTGGTCACTGTAATGATGAATCAAAACCCGGCACACGACCTCGCTGCTGGTACAAACCCTAGGCCTTAAAAAATGGATTTTCTTCACCTTGTTATCGACTTCATTCTGCACATTGAAGTTCATCTTGATTATTTAATTCAAACTTACCATGCTTGGACTTATTTAATTTTGTTCATGATTATTTTCTGTGAAACAGGAGTCGTGGTTCTGCCATTTCTTCCAGGTGACTCACTACTCTTTGCTATCGGAGCTTTTGCAGCAAGGGGATCGTTTGATTTCTGGACCATCTCTTTAACTCTCCTGGTAGCAGCTATTCTTGGCGATAGTTTGAACTACACGATTGGAAAGTATGTCGGCCCTAAAGTTTTTTATAAAAATGATTCGAAGTTTTTTAATAAAGGGCATCTGCTAAAAGCTCAGGCCTTTTATGAAAAGTACGGCGCTAAAACGATTATCATCGCACGTTTTATTCCCATCGTTCGCACCTTCGCACCTTTCGTTGCGGGGATTGGTGAGATGACGTACAAAAAGTTTATGACTTACAATGTGGTGGGAGCGGTTAGCTGGATTTTTATTTTCATTCCGTTGGGATACTTTTTTGGGAATTTAGCTTTTGTTCAACAGAATTTTAAATTAGTTATGATTGCGATTATTGTGATTTCGGTTTTACCGCCGATTATTGAATATCTTCGAGAGAGATCTAAAAAATAGCTGCAGCTATTTTTTGCGGATTATGTAATTCAAGACAAGTTATTATACAAAAAAAGCCCTCTTTCGAGGGCTTTTTTTGTATTAATGTAGATTTCCTTCAATAGCAGTAAAGTCATCTTCTGCATGATCAAGATCGAAGTTCTTCACGTTCTCATCATTGTCATAAGCATGGAATCCTTCAACCTGGTAACCAAAAACTTTTGGTCCACCCATTTCAGTTAAAAGAACTTTTACCATTTCATTTTGAACAGCTTTTGCTCCGTTGATATCAGTTGTCTGGTTAAACACACCAAAGAAGCTGAATCCTTTTTGTGTACTCATCGCACCTGCAAGAGTTGATGTGTGCATAAGTGTTCCAGTCTTTGCTACGAATGTATTTTTTAAGTCAGCTGAGTTCAGACGGTTTCTAAAAGTCCCTTGATCGTTACCTGGAACTGCAACGACATCTTCAAGTTCTTTTTGTTGTCTTTCAGCAGAAGCTTTTAGTTCAGAAATAAGGTTGGCCATGATCGCGCAAGATGCATAGTTATCAACTCTTTTTCCATCAATTGTCGATGGAAGTCCTGAACCATTATAAAGTTTAATTTGATCAGCAGTTAAGCTGAATCTATCAGCTAAAAACTTCTCAAATCCTTCAGCTCCACCTAGGTCTCTAAAAATTGTGTGAGCAGAGTAGTTGTTCGACTTAACGTTTGTTTCTTTTAAGTACTTGTATAGTTCAGGTGAAGTTAAAGTTAAAACTTTAACATCGTCCCCAGCAAGAGGATTTGAATCAACATACTCAACAGTATCAACACTGAAGTTTACATCTTTAACAAAACGGTCTTTTTTAGCAAGACTTGCTAAACGATCGTACTCAGCTCTAAAAACTTTAGACCATGAAGCTGTATTGAAATAAGTTTTGATGTTCTTTCCGTTAGAGTCTCTTGTGATTAACGGGTATTCATCAGTGTGAACTTGAGCGTTTGGATTGATTTGAATATTTTTATCGTAAGTGATTTTATCAAAGTGCTTGTACCCAAGTGTGTTTAATTGAGACACAAGGAAAAGCATTTTTTCATTACTCATGAATGGATCGAAGCTTCCTTGAAGGTGAAGGTTGTTCCCTTTAATGAAAAGCTTAGTGTCGTATCTATAGTTCACACCTTTTTGTTCAACTGCCCAAAGAGATGTTAAAAGTTTCGATACTGATGCCAGACGAATTTGTAAATCAACGTTCTTACCTTGAAGAACACCTTTTTCATCTGTGTAGCAGTATGACTGCTCTGTAGTTGGAGCTACTTTATAAGTTTTTAAAAGTTTATCGAAACTTGCATCAGTCTTTACTGAAGCGAATGCCGAAGTCGTGCTCATTGCAAGCAATGCTGCCGTCGTAATTTTTTTTGTTAGTGTCATACAAGGCCCTCTAGGTAGTAATGTGTGGACTGGGTATAGCGCACGAGGACATTACGATCAATGGATCTTGTAAAATCTATAGGTTCGCTCATCTAATGATGTCTTAGACTTGTTTGGTGTCAAAGTGACCCCAGTTTGTAAGTGTATTTAGTAAGATATGAGGTTTTTCTCAAAACCTTACATTAACACTCGGGAATTGCCCGAACGGTTTGGGTGGGCTAAGTTTTATAGACAAATTTTATATTCCTTATAAGGAGCTATTATGAAAACTTTATTACCACTTATCGCTGCCGCTGCTCTATTTGCTGGTTGTGAGAGAATTGAAGGACAACTAAACGTAACGAAAGCTGTGAAGCTTGAGAACTCAAGAGGGAACTCTAGAACGATTGCAGTAGGGACTTACACTGCAGACATCAAAGCTAATACTAAGAAGAAAATCACTCTTCGTTTAAACAACGAAAGCGATGAAAAATATGAATTCAACATTCCAGATGGATCTATTCCAACTAACGGAACATTCTCTTATAAATCAGCCACAGTTGGTCAACCAGTAGATCTAAGCGGATCTGTGGCGACAAACGTAACTGAATCAGGAATCGGTCAAACGACTGAGTCTTGCCAGTACCAACAACCGGTTCAATCTTGCTGGCCTCTACCAAATGGTGGAATGAGCTGTTCAACTCATATGGAAACTAGATTTGGAACAAGATGGATCCAGTACTTTGATAGAACAACTTCTAGAGATGTAGGTCTATCAATCGCTGTAGCTAATACGAATGAAGAAGCTGCTCAGTTCTCTGGACACAATACAACTGTTGAAAGAGTTGTAATGAACGCTTCTCAGTGCCGTTAATTTTAAAATTAAAATAGAAATAAAAAGGCCTCCGAAATGGAGGCCTTTTTTATGATACTTTCCAAGCTGGACCTGGCGTAATTGAATATTTCTCACGAATCGCTACGATGTCATCCAGGATATTTTCCTGTTCAAGATAGTAACCCAACTCATCCAGCACTTCTTCTTCATCAGTCGTTAAAAGAATACCACTCATGTAATGTATGTATTCCTCACCATCTTTTTGAGATGAAGTGATGATCAGATTGTATGGCCCGAGAGTTCCTTTTTTAATTTCAATCATTGTTTGATTGGGAAGGCGATTAAATTTATCACCCATTAAAAGAGTGACGTCTTCGAAGATTTCCTTTTCTAGGGAAATCTTGAAATTGATGTTTTTATATTCGGTTTCAAAATTCATGATAAAATAATAATAACTGAATTTTTTAGAAATGTATAAGGGAGTCTTTTAGTGACAGAAGCAACTTATTGGCGAAAATGCGGTAGCTGTAAAAAAGAAATTGGGTTTAATACGATTTATCAGGTGTGTAACGTTAGTACATGCAGAAAGATGGTGTTTTGCTCAGTAGACTGCTGGAACCTTCACAATCCGGTTATGAATCACAAAAGCTCATGGGCCGAAGAAAACAGATCCCCTAAAAAAGAAAACTACCGGCCAGAAGAAGATGGAAACGCTCAGAGAAGAAT
Coding sequences within it:
- the glsA gene encoding glutaminase A; translated protein: MENLNSFLSDLINKYRSETSGATASYIPELSNVNHDLFALAVVTNKGEIYQAGDFNHKFTLQSASKPFIYGMALEEHGREFMRSRVGVEPSGEAFNSIVELEKNTHRPYNPMINSGAIAVSSFIQDKNTQKRLDRVLKMFSEYAGHDVTVDEAVFDSEKKTAHRNRSIAHLLRHFEIIGDDIEESLDLYFKQCSILFNTTDLAYMAATLANGGVQPKTQKQVIKKEFVPDMLSLMFTCGMYDSAGEWAYTVGLPAKSGVSGCLLAVVPGKLGIAAYSPLIDQQGHSVRSVMAIQELVEHCKLNIFAN
- a CDS encoding mechanosensitive ion channel family protein: MNEARLPIERIEYFIQFESFAVLIVTLLIGWLFYKLFLKKITEKRHASLRHRFIRTSFYLCVAGVLALFHWGVVSATWTDYFSLKVANYIGLISFLFLVTVLVRLAQVYVYLYLFLANMSQGVPRLIANLFTLIFSTFIISWIAADVFGFNLATVLATSAIFTIVLGLALQDTLGNLFSGVALQIERPFQLGDWVEVQNSDDKWVGQIQEITWRATSLLGFSDELIVIPNKTIAQSQLLIFSERTKPARFSQQFRFSFDVDVLKAKSAILEAVKSIPEIMTDPEPRVLMLEVTESWVSMKVFYSIADYGRKYRVGDMVIAYVLQAIKNKKMALATNTLSIVRDENDLD
- the msrB gene encoding peptide-methionine (R)-S-oxide reductase MsrB, which gives rise to MKTLIILAVLFSSLPAFSWDATKFKKPSSAELKKSLSPLSYEVTQEEGTEAPFRNPYHDSKKEGIYVDIVSGEPLFSSLDKFDSGTGWPSFTRPLVKTNIVEKVDKNLLLGSRTEVRSRYANSHLGHVFDDGPAPTGLRYCMNSASMKFIPKEDLKKAGYGEFEALFTHK
- a CDS encoding VF530 family protein, encoding MANNTNPLHGKTLENILTELVEFYGFPELSLAIDINCFKTDPSIKSSLTFLRKTPWARTKVENLYIAHLRDKASQQDT
- a CDS encoding MBL fold metallo-hydrolase, with the translated sequence MDVQYFFDKETSTLTYIVYDAKTRDAIIIDPVLNYSAETDKTTTDSLKLVTDFIKLHNLHPIYSLETHAHADHLSSSHHLKDIYPDIKIAISKHIVTVQKAFKDIVHMPVEFKPDGSQFDKLIEDDEDFSAGSIKIHAIPTPGHTPACMSFHINNMVFTGDALFIEDGGTGRCDFPNGSAEDLYHSIHENLYSLPENTIVFVGHDYQPNGRELRFETTIGASKRSNCHLKSETTKDEYVNFREARDKTLKTPKLLVPSIRVNINAGIVLEEKN
- a CDS encoding class I SAM-dependent methyltransferase, which gives rise to MLQLTKFYEECYQDFEQSNLLSNVPAEILSKNFLAFIDQKKSMMSKKNLGHYIDQLIWTQKSEHIDDPSFDIELKKEIVYGLHLKNKIFGTYCISIKILRPIIEHINLIENRPARILEIGSGSGQLSMAMYEQLQHTSLKVEMTGSDIVPEYVEAANLLAREKKYDMNYKVIDALHLDQLPPNSYDIVFTLHSMHHFLPEQLIKIMAGARSVASQGFIGVDAYRGLFNLFFMAMLGGGKSLVSLNPVFYHDSVISGRRMYSAKQLEIMARVGCPGSTIIAENLKPGLTVVKIFS
- a CDS encoding TetR/AcrR family transcriptional regulator; its protein translation is MATKSNTDTKTKALDLGREYLQTLGFSGFSFQTIADTLGIKKASLHYYFASKEEMGLALLNGYEESHKAWALKVQELPSKTKLEKMVKGFKALSSKNHMICPVGSFTSDFHSTTPKMKKKIRQFHFLVRDWLMETIDQGKKEGTIRDSLDTEVAADLFLATLQGGVQLARIRGEQKSLEKMLDTMMDNLHGK
- a CDS encoding acetyl-CoA C-acetyltransferase; amino-acid sequence: MKTTTMRPVAIIAGSRTPFTRSFTNYQKTSNKDLMIATLQNLVNKTKLNNVRLGDVATGAVMKNAEDWNMTRESVLKSGLHPHTPGYDVQRACGTGLETAAHIALKIASGQIESGIAGGTDTNSDVTGVFSHEFSWLMMELQKAKTLGDKFKVLTKMKPQYLKPIFPAVMEPQTGLSMGQHTELMVQEWGITQKDQDQLAFESHQKAAKAYADGFFDDLVFEFKGVKKDTILRPDTTIEKLAKLKPAFDFTGKGTLTAGNSTALTDGASAVLLGSEDFADKHKLPILAYFVDAEYSAVDFVKGEGLLMAPTYAVSRLLDRNGLTLQDFDFIEIHEAFAGQVLCTLKAWESEKYCVEKLGRTGAMGSIDRAKLNVHGSSLALGHPFAATGGRIIASLAKMLAKKGSGRGLISICTAGGMGVAAIIERP